A genomic stretch from Clostridia bacterium includes:
- a CDS encoding DUF4446 family protein, which produces MDYIFSGISYELLIILAINFFLIFILFLMNIGNRSKYKKLKAKYNKFMNGLGDANIEQLLENCIEKINGMNIKTRDLENQINSIERNLIQCVQKIGVVRYNAFDNVGSDLSFSIALLDNSDSGIILSGIYARDSSLTYAKPVISGKSKYALSAEEIQALETARKSSRERIYTDKHI; this is translated from the coding sequence ATGGATTATATATTTTCTGGTATTTCATATGAGTTATTGATTATACTTGCAATAAATTTTTTCTTAATATTTATATTGTTCTTAATGAATATTGGAAACAGATCAAAATATAAAAAATTAAAAGCAAAATATAATAAATTTATGAATGGTCTTGGAGATGCTAATATTGAACAACTGCTTGAAAACTGTATTGAGAAAATAAATGGAATGAATATAAAAACCAGGGACTTGGAAAATCAGATAAACAGTATAGAGAGAAACTTGATTCAATGCGTGCAAAAAATAGGAGTTGTTAGGTATAATGCATTCGATAATGTAGGAAGTGACTTGAGCTTTTCAATAGCACTTTTAGACAATAGTGACAGTGGAATAATATTGAGCGGTATCTATGCTAGAGATAGTTCTTTAACTTATGCAAAACCGGTTATATCCGGAAAATCAAAGTATGCATTGTCAGCAGAAGAAATACAGGCACTGGAAACAGCCAGAAAATCATCAAGGGAAAGAATTTATACGGACAAACATATATAG
- a CDS encoding ParB/RepB/Spo0J family partition protein: protein MMKKGLGKGLGALITSANNENEESGILELKINDIEPNVNQPRKHFNDEKLTQLSESIKQHGIMQPIIVKKEQETYRIVAGERRWRAARLAGLTKVPVIVKELSNKQVMEIALIENLQREDLNAIEEAEAYDKLIKEFNMTQEEVSAAVGKSRSAIANSTRLLGLYDKVKGYVISGDLSSGHARTLIVIEDKELQQKVAEEIIDKNLNVRETEKLVKKYLTKKTVKKTEKRSIEMDEIEDRLKNIFGTKVQLLSNNKKGKILIEYYSNDELDRILELCGKFYQN, encoded by the coding sequence ATGATGAAAAAAGGTCTTGGAAAAGGTCTTGGGGCTTTAATTACTTCTGCAAATAATGAAAATGAAGAATCAGGAATTTTAGAACTAAAAATTAATGATATAGAACCTAATGTAAATCAACCAAGAAAACACTTTAATGATGAGAAGCTTACCCAGCTGTCTGAATCTATAAAGCAGCATGGGATAATGCAGCCAATAATAGTAAAAAAAGAGCAGGAAACTTATAGAATAGTAGCTGGTGAAAGAAGATGGAGAGCAGCGAGACTTGCTGGTCTTACTAAAGTGCCGGTAATTGTAAAAGAACTTTCAAATAAACAGGTAATGGAAATAGCATTAATAGAAAATCTTCAAAGAGAAGACTTGAATGCAATAGAAGAAGCAGAAGCTTATGATAAACTTATAAAAGAATTCAATATGACACAGGAAGAAGTCTCTGCAGCTGTAGGAAAAAGCAGGTCTGCAATAGCGAATTCGACAAGGCTTTTAGGATTGTATGATAAAGTAAAGGGATATGTAATAAGTGGAGATCTAAGCAGTGGACATGCCCGGACTTTAATAGTAATTGAAGATAAGGAATTGCAGCAAAAAGTTGCTGAAGAGATAATAGATAAAAACTTAAATGTAAGAGAAACAGAAAAACTTGTAAAGAAGTACCTTACTAAAAAAACTGTAAAGAAGACTGAAAAAAGAAGCATAGAAATGGATGAAATAGAGGACAGGCTAAAAAATATTTTTGGAACAAAAGTACAGCTATTATCTAATAATAAAAAAGGTAAAATACTTATAGAGTATTACTCAAATGATGAATTAGATCGAATATTGGAATTATGTGGAAAATTTTATCAAAATTAG